The following is a genomic window from Planctomycetia bacterium.
GGCCTTTCGCTCCGCGAATAGGCGCCCTTCCGCGGAGCGAAAGGCGACAGTGGTCTGCCACAAGTTACAGGCTCATATATGAATTCACGCTTTGAATCGCAGCGTAATGCCAAATGGTGGGTGTGTGCCGCTGCCTTAGTAGTGTGGTCAACGCAGGATTCGGGCGCTGCGAGTCCGAGTCTTGGATCCATTACGCCCTATGGCGCGCAACGTGGGACCGAGGTCGATCTCAGCTTTAACGGCGGGCGATTGGCGGACGCCGAAGAGATTCTGTTCTACGACGCCGGGTTCGAGGTGAAGAGCCTGGCCGCGGCGGATGGAACCGTGACCGCGAAAGTGGCGATCGCGCCGGATTGCCGGCTCGGGGCTCATGCGATGCGCGTGCGCACGACGACCGGCATCAGCGAATTGCGGACGTTCTACGTCGGCGCGCTGGCGGTGGTGAACGAGGCGGAACCGAACAACGACTTCGCCGCGCCGCAAAAAATCGAGTTAGATCAGACGGTCGCGGGCGTGACCGAGAACGAGGACGTCGACTACTACCTTGTCGAAGCGAAGAAGGGGGAACGCGTCACCGCCGAGATTGAAGGCATCCGCCTGGGCTATGCGTTCTACGATCCGTATGTGGCGATCCTGGATTTGAAGCGCTTCGAGCTGTCGCGCAATGACGACGACGCGCTTGTGTGGCAGGATTCGGTTGCTTCGATGATCGCCCCGGAAGATGGACAATATATCATTCAGGTGCGCGAGACGGCTTACGGCGGCAATAGCTCGTGCGTTTATCGCTTGCACGTGGGGCGCTTTCCGCGACCGCATGCCACGGTGCCGGCAGGCGGCAAGCCGGGCGAAACGCTGACGGTGCGTTGGCTCGGCGACTTGTTGGGTGAGAAAACCGAGCAAGTGACGCTGCCGATGGAGATGCCGGCGCGGTTCGGCTTGTTCGCCAAGGACGAGTTGGGCATCGCCCCTTCGGCGAATGTGTTTCGCCTAGGCGATTTAGCGAACACCTTGGAAGCGGAGCCGAACAACGATGGCGCATCGGCGACATCCTTCGCAGCGCCGATGGCGCTCGGTGGCGTGATCTCCGAGCCGGGCGATATCGATTGCTTCAAGTTCGCCGGCAAGCAGGGGCAGGTGCTGGAAATTCGCGGGCTCGCTCGCGGCATTCGCTCGCCACTCGATCCCGTGATGAACGTCTATCGCATCGGCGGCGCCGGCGTGGCCGGCAACGACGACAGTGGCGGGCCTGACGCGTACTTGCGAGTGACGTTGCCGGAGGATGACGAGTATGTCGTCGCGGTGAATGATCACCTCGGCAAGGGTGGCCCGTCGTATGCGTATCGGATTGAGCTCGCGCCGGTCAAACCGCGATTGGTGATGGGCTTGCCGGAGCGTTCGCAGTTTGTCGACGTGACCATCGACATTCCGCAAGGAAATCGAACGGCCGCGCTAGTGAGCGCGTCGCGCGCGGACTTTGGCGGCGAGTTGGCGATCGACGTCCAGGATTTGCCGCCGGGCGTGACCATCGAAACTGAAAACATGCCGGCGAACCAGACCATCGTGCCGGTGCTGTTCACAGCCGCGGCCGATGCGCCGATGGCCGGACGATTGGCGGATATCGTCGGCAAGACGACCGATCCGGCCTTCGTCCTCGAAGGACATCTGGAACAAACCACGTCAATGGTCCGTGGGCAGAACAACATTCAAGTCTGGACGCACATTGAGCAACGCGCTGCTACGGCCGTGACCGCCGCGGCGCCGTACAGCATCGAAGTCATCGAACCAAAAGTGCCGTTGGTGCGCGACGGCTCGATGGAGTTAAAGATCCGCGCCACGCGACAGGAAGGTTACACGGCGCCGATCACCGTCTATATGCTCTACAACCCGCCGGGCGTCGGCTCGCCAAGTAGCGTGGCCATTCCGGAGGGGGCGACGGAGATCAATCTGCCGCTGACGGCCAACGGCGGCGCGGAAGTGCGGAAGTGGAAGATCGCCGTGATGGGTTCCGCGCCGGTCGGCAATGGCAGCGTGCTGGTGTCGTCGCAACTGGCGACGCTTGACGTGGCGGAGCCGTATGTGGGATTCACCTACGAGTCGGCGGCGGTCGAAAAGGGCAAGGAGACGGAGCTCTTCATCAAGGTGGCGAAGAACAAAGAGTTTACCGGCAAGGCCACCGTGGAGTTGCTTGGTTTGCCGAACGAAGTCACCACGACGCCGAATGAGATCACGCCGGAGTCGACCGAAGCGGTGTTTAAGTTGACGACGACGGCGAACTCACCGGTCGGCAAACATGTGACGCTGCTGTGCCGCGTAATTCTCACGCAAGACGGCGAGCCGATCACGCACATGATCGGTACAGGCGAATTGCGCATCGATGAACCACTGCCGCCGAAGGCCGACGCTCCGGCGGAAGCGCCTGCCGTGGCCGCCGCGCCGGCGCCGGACGCGCCACCAGAGAAACGCTTAACTCGCCTGGAACAACTGCGGGCCGATCGCCAGAAGGCGAAGGCCGCCAAACAACAACCCGCGCCGACCCCCGAGGCTGGCTCCTGAAATGGCACGTACATTCGTTTTTCTATCCGCGTGGATGTCATTGATCGTCGCCGCGCAGGGCGAAGCGACGATCACCAAGATCGACGTCTTTCCGCCTGCCGTGGAATTGAGCACGTCGCGCGATCGCCAGCCGCTCGTCGTGATGGCCACGCGCAGTGACGGCGTGACGCTCGATGTCACCGCGCAAGCGACATTGACGCCCACGAATGCGGCGATTGTGCGGTTCGAGGGGCCGATGATTTATCCGGTCGCCGACGGCGAGGCGGCGATTCAAGTCGACTATGCCGGGCATACGGCGGAGATTCCGCTGGTCGTCAAGCAAGCCGCGGTGGATCGCCCGGTCAGTTTCAAGCTGGACGTGATGCCGATTTTCATGCGGACCGGTTGCAACACCGGCAGTTGCCACGGCGCGGCGCGCGGGAAAGACGGTTTCCGTTTGTCGTTGTTCGGCTACGATCCGGACGGCGATCATTTTCGCATCACGCACGAACTGAGTTGCCGGCGGATCAACCTTGCATTGCCGGCGGAAAGTTTGTTGATGGAGAAAACGGTCGGCGCGGTACCGCATTCTGGCGGGAAGCGGTTCGCGCCGGAGTCCGAGTATTACCAAACGATGTTGCGCTGGCTCGATGCCGGCGCGCCGAATGATCCGAGCGCGGTCCCGGAAGTGTTGAGCGTGGAGCTTTATCCGCGGCAGTTCGTGTTGGAAGGAGAGGGCGCGACGCAGCAGATGATCGCCCGAGCGAAGTACGCCGACGGGACGGATCGCGACGTGACGAATCTGGCCGTGTTTCTCACCAACAACGACAACTCGGCCGCAATCAGCCCGGACGGCATGGTCACGGCGGCCAATCGTGGCGAGGCCTTCGTGATGGCCCGCTTCGCCACGCACACCGTGGGAAGCCAGGCTCTGGTGTTGCCGAAGGACCTGCAATACACGCCGCCGACGGAAACGCCGGTCAATTACGTTGATGAGTTGGTGAATGCCAAATTGCAGAAACTACGCCTCGAGCCCAGCGAGTTGTGCAGCGACGACGTGTTCCTGCGGCGCGTGACGATCGACATCACCGGCGTGCTGCCGAGCGAACAGGAGTTTCAGGAATTCACCGCCGACGCCGATCCGGCGAAGCGGGCGAAACTTGTCGATCGCTTGCTGGAGCGCAAGGAGTTCTCCGAAATCTGGGCCATGAAGTGGGCCGAGTTGTTGATGGTGAAGAGCAACAACGACGTCAGCTACAAGTCGATGTTTCTCTACTCCAACTGGCTGACCGAACGCATTTCGTCGAACATGCCGCTCAACCTGATGGTGCAGGAACTGCTCGGCGCGAACGGCGGTACGTTCACCAACCCGCCGACAAATTACTATCAGATCGAACGCGATACGCTCAAGACGGCGGAAAACGTCGCGCAGGTGTTCATGGGCATGCGCACGCAATGCGCCCAATGCCACAACCACCCGTTCGATCGCTGGACGATGGACGACTACTACAGCTTCGCCGCCTTCTTCTCGCAAATTGGCCGTAAGGGAGGCGAGGACTATCGCGAAACGATCGTCTTCAATTCGAGTAGCGGCGAGGTCGGTCACCCGGTCGGCGGACGCGCAATGCCCCCGAAGTTTCTGGGGGGCGATACTCCGGACGTGACGGGGAAGGATCGGCGCGTGGTGTTGGCCGAATGGCTCGCCTCGCCGAAGAATCCTTTTTTCGCGACGAGCGTGGCGAACCGCGTCTGGGAGCATTTCTTTGGCGTCGGGATTGTCGAACCGATCGACGATATCCGCGTCAGCAATCCGGCGAGCAACCCGGAGTTGTTCCAGGCGTTGGGGGATCGCTTCACGCAATACAACTACGATTTCAAGCAGTTGGTGCGCGACATTTGCAACTCGAACGCCTATCAACGTTCCAGCCGACGTAACGAGAGCAACGCGAGCGATGAATTGAACTTCGCCCATGCTCGCATTCGCCGCATCAAGGCGGAGAATTTGCTCGACTCGATCAGCGAAGTGACGGAAACCAAGGATAAGTTCCAAGGCCTGCCGATCGGCGCACGGGCCGTGCAGATCGCCGACGGCGGCGTGTCAACGTATTTCCTGACGACATTCGGACGCGCGACGCGGACGACGTGCGCGGTATCGGAGGTGAAGACCGATCCGACCTTGTCGCAGTCATTGCATTTGCTGAATGGCGACACCGTGGAAACCAAGGTCCGTGATGGCGGCGTTGTGAAACGCTTGGTGGACGCCGGCAAGTCGCCGACGGAGGTGATCGAATTGATTTACGTTCGCGCGTTCTGCCGGAAGCCGACCGCGGAAGAAGGGGAGAAGTTGTTGCAGATTGTCGCCGCGGCGGAAGATCCACAACGGGGAATCGAAGACGTCTTCTGGGCAGTGCTGAATTCGCGGGAGTTTTTGTTTAACCACTAATGTCTTCTGTAGCCGAGGTCGATGACCTCGACCGCGCAAGACGTCGTTCTCCAAACAACCGATTGTTCCATTGTCCACGTCCTCTCCACCGGCCTCACAGAGGCCGGCTACAGACGGAATTGTGATCACGCCTATGAAATTCGCTTGGCAAGTTTTGTTTT
Proteins encoded in this region:
- a CDS encoding PPC domain-containing protein; its protein translation is MWSTQDSGAASPSLGSITPYGAQRGTEVDLSFNGGRLADAEEILFYDAGFEVKSLAAADGTVTAKVAIAPDCRLGAHAMRVRTTTGISELRTFYVGALAVVNEAEPNNDFAAPQKIELDQTVAGVTENEDVDYYLVEAKKGERVTAEIEGIRLGYAFYDPYVAILDLKRFELSRNDDDALVWQDSVASMIAPEDGQYIIQVRETAYGGNSSCVYRLHVGRFPRPHATVPAGGKPGETLTVRWLGDLLGEKTEQVTLPMEMPARFGLFAKDELGIAPSANVFRLGDLANTLEAEPNNDGASATSFAAPMALGGVISEPGDIDCFKFAGKQGQVLEIRGLARGIRSPLDPVMNVYRIGGAGVAGNDDSGGPDAYLRVTLPEDDEYVVAVNDHLGKGGPSYAYRIELAPVKPRLVMGLPERSQFVDVTIDIPQGNRTAALVSASRADFGGELAIDVQDLPPGVTIETENMPANQTIVPVLFTAAADAPMAGRLADIVGKTTDPAFVLEGHLEQTTSMVRGQNNIQVWTHIEQRAATAVTAAAPYSIEVIEPKVPLVRDGSMELKIRATRQEGYTAPITVYMLYNPPGVGSPSSVAIPEGATEINLPLTANGGAEVRKWKIAVMGSAPVGNGSVLVSSQLATLDVAEPYVGFTYESAAVEKGKETELFIKVAKNKEFTGKATVELLGLPNEVTTTPNEITPESTEAVFKLTTTANSPVGKHVTLLCRVILTQDGEPITHMIGTGELRIDEPLPPKADAPAEAPAVAAAPAPDAPPEKRLTRLEQLRADRQKAKAAKQQPAPTPEAGS
- a CDS encoding DUF1549 domain-containing protein, coding for MARTFVFLSAWMSLIVAAQGEATITKIDVFPPAVELSTSRDRQPLVVMATRSDGVTLDVTAQATLTPTNAAIVRFEGPMIYPVADGEAAIQVDYAGHTAEIPLVVKQAAVDRPVSFKLDVMPIFMRTGCNTGSCHGAARGKDGFRLSLFGYDPDGDHFRITHELSCRRINLALPAESLLMEKTVGAVPHSGGKRFAPESEYYQTMLRWLDAGAPNDPSAVPEVLSVELYPRQFVLEGEGATQQMIARAKYADGTDRDVTNLAVFLTNNDNSAAISPDGMVTAANRGEAFVMARFATHTVGSQALVLPKDLQYTPPTETPVNYVDELVNAKLQKLRLEPSELCSDDVFLRRVTIDITGVLPSEQEFQEFTADADPAKRAKLVDRLLERKEFSEIWAMKWAELLMVKSNNDVSYKSMFLYSNWLTERISSNMPLNLMVQELLGANGGTFTNPPTNYYQIERDTLKTAENVAQVFMGMRTQCAQCHNHPFDRWTMDDYYSFAAFFSQIGRKGGEDYRETIVFNSSSGEVGHPVGGRAMPPKFLGGDTPDVTGKDRRVVLAEWLASPKNPFFATSVANRVWEHFFGVGIVEPIDDIRVSNPASNPELFQALGDRFTQYNYDFKQLVRDICNSNAYQRSSRRNESNASDELNFAHARIRRIKAENLLDSISEVTETKDKFQGLPIGARAVQIADGGVSTYFLTTFGRATRTTCAVSEVKTDPTLSQSLHLLNGDTVETKVRDGGVVKRLVDAGKSPTEVIELIYVRAFCRKPTAEEGEKLLQIVAAAEDPQRGIEDVFWAVLNSREFLFNH